Genomic DNA from Candidatus Sulfotelmatobacter sp.:
GCCAGCAGCTCGTGGTCGACGCGCGGCTTGTAGTAGAAGCCCTCGAGGAAGGCGAGCGACGACAGCTTCATCAGGTTGCGGAACCCCTGCTCGTCGCGCGCCAGCAACACCAGGTGGTAGGTGTTCTCGCGGATGCGATCGCGGCGCTTCCCGCGCGTGACGTAGGCCTCCATGCCCACCAGCGGCTTGACCCCGGCGCGCCGCGCCTCCTGATAGAACTCGACGGCCCCGAACATCGAGCCGTGGTCGGTGAGCGCCAGCGCCGGCATCTTCATGGCCGCGGCCTTCGCGACCATGCCGGAAATCGGGCTGGCCCCGTCGAGCAGGGAGTAATCGCTGTGATTGTGGAGGTGAACGAAGTCGGCGTGCTTCATGGCGCGTCCTGCGCAGAGGTGGAGCCGAAGCGGAGCCGCTCTGGGAAGCGGCGCGACTCAATCTAGCACAAAGCTTCCCTCGAGACGCCGCAGGTTCCCGGCGTGGTCGCGTACCTCCAGCAGGTAGCGGTGCGTCCCGGCGCCGGGCGGCGCGATCGGGCGCCAGACCAGGAGATCGCGCGGCTCGTCCCACTCGGTGGGCACGCGCCGGCCGTCGACGCGGAAGAACGATTCCTTCCCGTCCACCCCGCTGCCGTTCTCGGTGACGCGCGCGCGCAGTCCCCAGGTGGAATACGCCCCGGGAGCGCGATGCCGGGCGACGTCGAGCATCTCGACTCGCGGCGCGAGCGTGTCGGCGAAGGCGGCGAACTCTCCGAGCTGCCGCGAGTCGCCGGCGACTCCGTTCCCGCCGCTCGGCTGCGGCCCTCCCAGCCATTCCCAGCCGTTGCCGAAGTCACCATAGGCGCCGGCGCGCGCTCCCCAGCCCTCGTCGCTCGGCAGCTGGATCGTGGCGGCGTTGCGAAGCGGCAGCGAAGCCGGCTCGATCTCGAGCGCCTCTCCGATCGGCACCAGCTCGAGATCGCCGGCCGCCGGTCGCGGCGCGGGCGCCAGCCCGAGCGTCGCCGGCTCGAACACCGCATCGCGATCGAGCCGCCAGCGCAGGTCCATCAGCGCGCCACGCGCACCCGCCGCGCCCACCCGTCGCAGCTCGAGGCTCGAGCCGCTGTCGGCCCACGCCTCGCCGGCGCCGAGCGCTCCCCGGATCACACGCTCGAGACGCGACCCGGACGAGTCGCGATCGAGCACCACGCTCCACACCCGATTGCGGCGGGTGGCCGGCCGCCCGGCGATCGTGACCTCGCGAAGGCTCTCGGGAGCGCCGCGGAAGGAGAGCCGCAGCGCGTCGTCGGGAAGCCCGGTCAGCTCGAACGCCCGCTCGGGGAGCGACGCGCGAGGGGCAGCAGCCTGGCGCCGGGCGGGCGCCTGCTCGTAGCGCCCCGTGCCGTGTGGCAGGGGGCCCTCCTCGTTCGGACGCGGGCCGCGAAGCCAGACCGTGCGCGAGCTCTTCCTGCCGATCGTGTCCTCGGCTTCCAGGCGAAGCGGCCGCGGCGGAGCGCCGTTCGCGACCTCGATGACGCCGGCCTCGAGCGAGTCCGCGACGTTGGTCCGCAGCACGCGCGGCCGCCAGGAGCGCGGGCTCCACATTTGTATGTAGGGCGCGCCGGGGGGCGACGCGCGTCCCACGTCGTAGACGTAGTCCACGTCATCCATGTCGGTCGCCCACGACGCGCTGTCGGCCCGCCACTCGATCCAGTCGGAGCCCCAGCTCTCGCGCAGCCGCCACGGGGCGAGGCGCGCGCCGCGATCCCCCGGTTGG
This window encodes:
- a CDS encoding M23 family metallopeptidase: MSNASANRTPVRDSREITRSLALLPARERAMLRAWDTIPCALHRAAHDLLRVARHPLIAACIVASGLIAAPARAEGPAPRSWFAKFTATPLAPPLTVTGGFGERRPRHFHAGLDLSTGGGVGRPVRAPLDGWIERLRTAGNGYGRAIYLHARDGRLVVLAHLDAFAPPLAAYVQSAQDSTARYEQDLWLERERFPVRAGQLLAWSGASGTGAPHLHIEIRRGDVSLNPQLAGLPVRIPLATQIRALTLEPLDGRSWVERAAGPLTISLALARAETLLVEGRVRAMVRADQPGDRGARLAPWRLRESWGSDWIEWRADSASWATDMDDVDYVYDVGRASPPGAPYIQMWSPRSWRPRVLRTNVADSLEAGVIEVANGAPPRPLRLEAEDTIGRKSSRTVWLRGPRPNEEGPLPHGTGRYEQAPARRQAAAPRASLPERAFELTGLPDDALRLSFRGAPESLREVTIAGRPATRRNRVWSVVLDRDSSGSRLERVIRGALGAGEAWADSGSSLELRRVGAAGARGALMDLRWRLDRDAVFEPATLGLAPAPRPAAGDLELVPIGEALEIEPASLPLRNAATIQLPSDEGWGARAGAYGDFGNGWEWLGGPQPSGGNGVAGDSRQLGEFAAFADTLAPRVEMLDVARHRAPGAYSTWGLRARVTENGSGVDGKESFFRVDGRRVPTEWDEPRDLLVWRPIAPPGAGTHRYLLEVRDHAGNLRRLEGSFVLD